A part of Patagioenas fasciata isolate bPatFas1 chromosome 28, bPatFas1.hap1, whole genome shotgun sequence genomic DNA contains:
- the SLC11A2 gene encoding natural resistance-associated macrophage protein 2 isoform X2: MPKRCALNRGPAGCELVSVANLNQVPKAPTMGNADADPKAPYEEAAGEPSGALSTVSSSMNPLQPPDGDEEPFTTYFDSKIPIPDDEARSCFSFRKLWAFTGPGFLMSIAYLDPGNIESDLQSGAVAGFKLLWVLLLATVIGLLLQRLAARLGVVTGLHLAEVCHRQYRKAPRIILWLMVELAIIGSDMQEVIGSAIAINLLSMGKVPLWGGVLITIADTFVFLFLDKYGLRKLEAFFGLLITIMALTFGYEYVTVRPSQRALLRGLFVPGCRGCGTEQLEQAVGIVGAVIMPHNMYLHSALVKSRQVNRSNKREVREANKYFFLESCIALFVSFIINVFVVTVFAEAFFEKTNADVNAVCRNASSPHAALFPVNNKTLEVDIYKGGAVLGCYFGPAALYIWAIGILAAGQSSTMTGTYSGQFVMEGFLNLRWSRFARVLLTRSIAVTPTLFVAIFQDVEHLTGMNDFLNVLMSLQLPFALIPVLTFTSLPSVMNDFANGLFWKVGGGLVILLVCSINMYFVVLYVLQLNHVALYVGAAVLSILYLSFVAYLTWLCLIALGASALACGRSRLGFAARPELFLLNNVDADAPVAR, translated from the exons ATGCCCAAGAGGTGCGCGCTGAACCGCGGCCCGGCCGGCTGCGAGCTCG TCAGCGTGGCCAATCTGAACCAGGTCCCGAAGGCTCCGACCATGGGCAACGCCGACGCGGACCCGAAGGCGCCCTACG AAGAGGCGGCGGGGGAGCCGAGCGGGGCGCTCAGCACCGTCTCCAGCAGCATGAACCCGCTGCAGCCGCCCGACGGCGACGAGGAGCCTTTCACCACCTACTTCGACAGCAAGATCCCCATCCCCGACGACGAGGCG CGCTCGTGCTTCAGTTTCCGCAAGCTCTGGGCCTTCACGGGCCCTGGGTTCCTGATGAGCATCGCCTACCTGGACCCGGGCAACATCGAGTCGGACCTGCAGTCCGGGGCCGTGGCCGGGTTTAAG ctgcTGTGGGTCCTGCTGCTGGCGACGGTGATCgggctgctgctgcagcggcTGGCGGCGCGGCTGGGGGTGGTGACCGGGCTGCACCTCGCCGAGGTTTGTCACCGCCAGTACCGCAAG GCTCCCCGGATCATCCTGTGGCTGATGGTGGAGCTCGCCATCATCGGCTCGGACATGCAGGAGGTCATCGGCTCGGCCATCGCCATCAACCTGCTCTCCATGGGCAA GGTCCCGCTCTGGGGCGGCGTCCTCATCACCATCGCCGACACCTTCGTCTTCCTCTTCCTGGACAAATACG GCCTGCGGAAGCTGGAGGCGTTCTTCGGGCTCCTCATCACCATCATGGCGCTCACCTTCGGGTACGAG TACGTGACGGTGCGGCCCAGCCAGCGGGCGCTGCTGCGGGGGCTGTTCGTGCCGGGCTGCCGCGGCTGCGGgacggagcagctggagcaggccGTGGGCATCGTGGGCGCCGTCATCATGCCGCACAACATGTACCTGCACTCCGCGCTGGTCAAG TCCCGGCAGGTGAACCGCTCCAACAAGCGCGAGGTGCGCGAGGCCAACAAGTACTTCTTCCTCGAGTCCTGCATCGCGCTCTTCGTCTCCTTCATCATCAACGTCTTCGTCGTCACCGTCTTCGCCGAAGCCTTTTTCGAGAAGACCAACGCGGACGTG AACGCCGTGTGCCGCAACGCCAGCAGCCCCCACGCCGCGCTCTTCCCCGTCAACAACAAGACGCTGGAGGTCGACATCTACAAAGGG GGTGCTGTCCTGGGCTGTTACTTCGGCCCCGCCGCCCTCTACATCTGGGCCATCGGCATCCTCGCCGCCGGCCAGAGCTCCACCATGACCGGCACCTACTCCGGGCAGTTCGTTATGGAG GGCTTCCTGAACCTGCGCTGGTCGCGCTTCGCGCGGGTGCTGCTCACGCGCTCCATCGCCGTCACCCCCACGCTCTTCGTCGCCATCTTCCAGGACGTGGAGCACCTCACGGGCATGAACGACTTCCTGAACGTGCTCATGAGCCTGCAG CTCCCGTTCGCCCTCATCCCCGTGCTGACGTTCACCAGCCTGCCCAGCGTCATGAACGACTTCGCCAACGGGCT GTTCTGGAAGGTGGGCGGCGGGCTGGTGATCCTGCTGGTGTGCAGCATCAACATGTACTTCGTGGTGCTGTACGTCCTGCAGCTCAACCACGTGGCGCTGTACGTGGGCGCCGCCGTCCTCAGCATCCTTTACCTCTCCTTCGTCGCCTACTTG ACGTGGCTGTGCCTGATCGCGCTGGGGGCGTCGGCGCTGGCCTGTGGCCGCTCG
- the SLC11A2 gene encoding natural resistance-associated macrophage protein 2 isoform X3 → MPKRCALNRGPAGCELVSVANLNQVPKAPTMGNADADPKAPYEAAGEPSGALSTVSSSMNPLQPPDGDEEPFTTYFDSKIPIPDDEARSCFSFRKLWAFTGPGFLMSIAYLDPGNIESDLQSGAVAGFKLLWVLLLATVIGLLLQRLAARLGVVTGLHLAEVCHRQYRKAPRIILWLMVELAIIGSDMQEVIGSAIAINLLSMGKVPLWGGVLITIADTFVFLFLDKYGLRKLEAFFGLLITIMALTFGYEYVTVRPSQRALLRGLFVPGCRGCGTEQLEQAVGIVGAVIMPHNMYLHSALVKSRQVNRSNKREVREANKYFFLESCIALFVSFIINVFVVTVFAEAFFEKTNADVNAVCRNASSPHAALFPVNNKTLEVDIYKGGAVLGCYFGPAALYIWAIGILAAGQSSTMTGTYSGQFVMEGFLNLRWSRFARVLLTRSIAVTPTLFVAIFQDVEHLTGMNDFLNVLMSLQLPFALIPVLTFTSLPSVMNDFANGLFWKVGGGLVILLVCSINMYFVVLYVLQLNHVALYVGAAVLSILYLSFVAYLTWLCLIALGASALACGRSQRLGFAARPELFLLNNVDADAPVAR, encoded by the exons ATGCCCAAGAGGTGCGCGCTGAACCGCGGCCCGGCCGGCTGCGAGCTCG TCAGCGTGGCCAATCTGAACCAGGTCCCGAAGGCTCCGACCATGGGCAACGCCGACGCGGACCCGAAGGCGCCCTACG AGGCGGCGGGGGAGCCGAGCGGGGCGCTCAGCACCGTCTCCAGCAGCATGAACCCGCTGCAGCCGCCCGACGGCGACGAGGAGCCTTTCACCACCTACTTCGACAGCAAGATCCCCATCCCCGACGACGAGGCG CGCTCGTGCTTCAGTTTCCGCAAGCTCTGGGCCTTCACGGGCCCTGGGTTCCTGATGAGCATCGCCTACCTGGACCCGGGCAACATCGAGTCGGACCTGCAGTCCGGGGCCGTGGCCGGGTTTAAG ctgcTGTGGGTCCTGCTGCTGGCGACGGTGATCgggctgctgctgcagcggcTGGCGGCGCGGCTGGGGGTGGTGACCGGGCTGCACCTCGCCGAGGTTTGTCACCGCCAGTACCGCAAG GCTCCCCGGATCATCCTGTGGCTGATGGTGGAGCTCGCCATCATCGGCTCGGACATGCAGGAGGTCATCGGCTCGGCCATCGCCATCAACCTGCTCTCCATGGGCAA GGTCCCGCTCTGGGGCGGCGTCCTCATCACCATCGCCGACACCTTCGTCTTCCTCTTCCTGGACAAATACG GCCTGCGGAAGCTGGAGGCGTTCTTCGGGCTCCTCATCACCATCATGGCGCTCACCTTCGGGTACGAG TACGTGACGGTGCGGCCCAGCCAGCGGGCGCTGCTGCGGGGGCTGTTCGTGCCGGGCTGCCGCGGCTGCGGgacggagcagctggagcaggccGTGGGCATCGTGGGCGCCGTCATCATGCCGCACAACATGTACCTGCACTCCGCGCTGGTCAAG TCCCGGCAGGTGAACCGCTCCAACAAGCGCGAGGTGCGCGAGGCCAACAAGTACTTCTTCCTCGAGTCCTGCATCGCGCTCTTCGTCTCCTTCATCATCAACGTCTTCGTCGTCACCGTCTTCGCCGAAGCCTTTTTCGAGAAGACCAACGCGGACGTG AACGCCGTGTGCCGCAACGCCAGCAGCCCCCACGCCGCGCTCTTCCCCGTCAACAACAAGACGCTGGAGGTCGACATCTACAAAGGG GGTGCTGTCCTGGGCTGTTACTTCGGCCCCGCCGCCCTCTACATCTGGGCCATCGGCATCCTCGCCGCCGGCCAGAGCTCCACCATGACCGGCACCTACTCCGGGCAGTTCGTTATGGAG GGCTTCCTGAACCTGCGCTGGTCGCGCTTCGCGCGGGTGCTGCTCACGCGCTCCATCGCCGTCACCCCCACGCTCTTCGTCGCCATCTTCCAGGACGTGGAGCACCTCACGGGCATGAACGACTTCCTGAACGTGCTCATGAGCCTGCAG CTCCCGTTCGCCCTCATCCCCGTGCTGACGTTCACCAGCCTGCCCAGCGTCATGAACGACTTCGCCAACGGGCT GTTCTGGAAGGTGGGCGGCGGGCTGGTGATCCTGCTGGTGTGCAGCATCAACATGTACTTCGTGGTGCTGTACGTCCTGCAGCTCAACCACGTGGCGCTGTACGTGGGCGCCGCCGTCCTCAGCATCCTTTACCTCTCCTTCGTCGCCTACTTG ACGTGGCTGTGCCTGATCGCGCTGGGGGCGTCGGCGCTGGCCTGTGGCCGCTCG
- the SLC11A2 gene encoding natural resistance-associated macrophage protein 2 isoform X4 produces the protein MGNADADPKAPYEEAAGEPSGALSTVSSSMNPLQPPDGDEEPFTTYFDSKIPIPDDEARSCFSFRKLWAFTGPGFLMSIAYLDPGNIESDLQSGAVAGFKLLWVLLLATVIGLLLQRLAARLGVVTGLHLAEVCHRQYRKAPRIILWLMVELAIIGSDMQEVIGSAIAINLLSMGKVPLWGGVLITIADTFVFLFLDKYGLRKLEAFFGLLITIMALTFGYEYVTVRPSQRALLRGLFVPGCRGCGTEQLEQAVGIVGAVIMPHNMYLHSALVKSRQVNRSNKREVREANKYFFLESCIALFVSFIINVFVVTVFAEAFFEKTNADVNAVCRNASSPHAALFPVNNKTLEVDIYKGGAVLGCYFGPAALYIWAIGILAAGQSSTMTGTYSGQFVMEGFLNLRWSRFARVLLTRSIAVTPTLFVAIFQDVEHLTGMNDFLNVLMSLQLPFALIPVLTFTSLPSVMNDFANGLFWKVGGGLVILLVCSINMYFVVLYVLQLNHVALYVGAAVLSILYLSFVAYLTWLCLIALGASALACGRSQRLGFAARPELFLLNNVDADAPVAR, from the exons ATGGGCAACGCCGACGCGGACCCGAAGGCGCCCTACG AAGAGGCGGCGGGGGAGCCGAGCGGGGCGCTCAGCACCGTCTCCAGCAGCATGAACCCGCTGCAGCCGCCCGACGGCGACGAGGAGCCTTTCACCACCTACTTCGACAGCAAGATCCCCATCCCCGACGACGAGGCG CGCTCGTGCTTCAGTTTCCGCAAGCTCTGGGCCTTCACGGGCCCTGGGTTCCTGATGAGCATCGCCTACCTGGACCCGGGCAACATCGAGTCGGACCTGCAGTCCGGGGCCGTGGCCGGGTTTAAG ctgcTGTGGGTCCTGCTGCTGGCGACGGTGATCgggctgctgctgcagcggcTGGCGGCGCGGCTGGGGGTGGTGACCGGGCTGCACCTCGCCGAGGTTTGTCACCGCCAGTACCGCAAG GCTCCCCGGATCATCCTGTGGCTGATGGTGGAGCTCGCCATCATCGGCTCGGACATGCAGGAGGTCATCGGCTCGGCCATCGCCATCAACCTGCTCTCCATGGGCAA GGTCCCGCTCTGGGGCGGCGTCCTCATCACCATCGCCGACACCTTCGTCTTCCTCTTCCTGGACAAATACG GCCTGCGGAAGCTGGAGGCGTTCTTCGGGCTCCTCATCACCATCATGGCGCTCACCTTCGGGTACGAG TACGTGACGGTGCGGCCCAGCCAGCGGGCGCTGCTGCGGGGGCTGTTCGTGCCGGGCTGCCGCGGCTGCGGgacggagcagctggagcaggccGTGGGCATCGTGGGCGCCGTCATCATGCCGCACAACATGTACCTGCACTCCGCGCTGGTCAAG TCCCGGCAGGTGAACCGCTCCAACAAGCGCGAGGTGCGCGAGGCCAACAAGTACTTCTTCCTCGAGTCCTGCATCGCGCTCTTCGTCTCCTTCATCATCAACGTCTTCGTCGTCACCGTCTTCGCCGAAGCCTTTTTCGAGAAGACCAACGCGGACGTG AACGCCGTGTGCCGCAACGCCAGCAGCCCCCACGCCGCGCTCTTCCCCGTCAACAACAAGACGCTGGAGGTCGACATCTACAAAGGG GGTGCTGTCCTGGGCTGTTACTTCGGCCCCGCCGCCCTCTACATCTGGGCCATCGGCATCCTCGCCGCCGGCCAGAGCTCCACCATGACCGGCACCTACTCCGGGCAGTTCGTTATGGAG GGCTTCCTGAACCTGCGCTGGTCGCGCTTCGCGCGGGTGCTGCTCACGCGCTCCATCGCCGTCACCCCCACGCTCTTCGTCGCCATCTTCCAGGACGTGGAGCACCTCACGGGCATGAACGACTTCCTGAACGTGCTCATGAGCCTGCAG CTCCCGTTCGCCCTCATCCCCGTGCTGACGTTCACCAGCCTGCCCAGCGTCATGAACGACTTCGCCAACGGGCT GTTCTGGAAGGTGGGCGGCGGGCTGGTGATCCTGCTGGTGTGCAGCATCAACATGTACTTCGTGGTGCTGTACGTCCTGCAGCTCAACCACGTGGCGCTGTACGTGGGCGCCGCCGTCCTCAGCATCCTTTACCTCTCCTTCGTCGCCTACTTG ACGTGGCTGTGCCTGATCGCGCTGGGGGCGTCGGCGCTGGCCTGTGGCCGCTCG
- the LETMD1 gene encoding LETM1 domain-containing protein 1 produces the protein MALSRFGCRGLLWRLRPGPGPGLSGPRGLPRPPLCCLSSRGGPGALVAAVTAAAKRVTGAYERFLRRRFPRAYVLHQTFASGIRALVLEVKEIRQIRQKMSRQRLSVQQLPYREMERLRQFRRDLLKVLPVLVLAIPPFANFLVLILMYLFPRQLLIRHFWTAPQRRQFQELEDAARRGAYGAVLANLELAAPALPDPRLREPLRQLCLQVQGGSQPRVSQLCDLRGGFSGPPLALETLRGPHARALSRALFLTPLLPLPLLRRRLRSHVLELRALDLALLRLGLEQLHPNELRAACYLRGLNPARLEPPECRAWLERWLRLSGQLAASEASLLAHSTVLLALNHGRA, from the exons ATGGCGCTGTCCAGGTTCGGCTGCCGCGGGCTCCTCTGGCGCCTCCGCCCCGGGCCCGGGCCCGGCCTGAGCGGCCCCCGGGGGCTCCCGAG GCCCCCCCTTTGCTGCCTTTCCAGCagggggggcccgggggcgctggTGGCCGCGGTGACGGCGGCGGCCAAGCGGGTGACGGGCGCCTACGAGCGGTTCCTGCGGCGCCGCTTCCCCCGCGCCTACGTCCTGCACCAAACCTTCGCCAGCG GAATCCGAGCGCTGGTCCTGGAGGTGAAGGAAATCCGGCAGATCCGGCAGAAGATGTCGCGGCAGCGCCTGAGCGTCCAGCAGCTGCCGTACCGGGAGATGGAGCGGCTGCGGCAG TTCCGCCGGGACCTGCTGAAGGTGCTGCCGGTGCTGGTTCTGGCCATCCCGCCCTTCGCCAACTTCCTCGTCCTCATCCTCAT gtaCCTGTTCCCGCGGCAGCTGCTGATCCGGCACTTCTGGACGGCGCCGCAGCGCCGGCAGTTCCAGGAGCTGGAGGACGCGGCGCGCCGCGGCGCCTACGGGGCCGTGctggccaacctggagctggcggCGCCGGCGCTGCCCGACCCGCGCCTGCGGGAGCCCCTgcgccagctctgcctgcag GTGCAGGGGGGGTCACAGCCACGCGTGTCCCAGCTCTGTGACCTGCGGGGGGGCTTCTCGGGGCCACCGCTGGCGCTGGAGACGCTGCGGGGACCGCACGCC CGGGCGCTGAGCCGGGCGCTGTTCCTGacgccgctgctgccgctgcctctgCTCCGGCGCCGCCTGCGCAGCCACGTCCTGGAGCTGCGGGCGCTGGACCTGGCGCTGCTGCGGCTCGGCCTGGAGCAGCTGCACCCGAACGAGCTGCGCGCG GCCTGTTACCTGCGGGGGCTCAACCCCGCGCGCCTGGAGCCGCCCGAGTGCCGCGCGTGGCTGGAGCGCTGGCTGCGCCTCTCGGGGCAGCTCGCAG CCTCGGAGGCGTCGCTGCTGGCGCACAGCACGGTGCTGCTGGCGCTCAACCACGGACGCGCCTGA
- the SLC11A2 gene encoding natural resistance-associated macrophage protein 2 isoform X5, which yields MGNADADPKAPYEAAGEPSGALSTVSSSMNPLQPPDGDEEPFTTYFDSKIPIPDDEARSCFSFRKLWAFTGPGFLMSIAYLDPGNIESDLQSGAVAGFKLLWVLLLATVIGLLLQRLAARLGVVTGLHLAEVCHRQYRKAPRIILWLMVELAIIGSDMQEVIGSAIAINLLSMGKVPLWGGVLITIADTFVFLFLDKYGLRKLEAFFGLLITIMALTFGYEYVTVRPSQRALLRGLFVPGCRGCGTEQLEQAVGIVGAVIMPHNMYLHSALVKSRQVNRSNKREVREANKYFFLESCIALFVSFIINVFVVTVFAEAFFEKTNADVNAVCRNASSPHAALFPVNNKTLEVDIYKGGAVLGCYFGPAALYIWAIGILAAGQSSTMTGTYSGQFVMEGFLNLRWSRFARVLLTRSIAVTPTLFVAIFQDVEHLTGMNDFLNVLMSLQLPFALIPVLTFTSLPSVMNDFANGLFWKVGGGLVILLVCSINMYFVVLYVLQLNHVALYVGAAVLSILYLSFVAYLTWLCLIALGASALACGRSQRLGFAARPELFLLNNVDADAPVAR from the exons ATGGGCAACGCCGACGCGGACCCGAAGGCGCCCTACG AGGCGGCGGGGGAGCCGAGCGGGGCGCTCAGCACCGTCTCCAGCAGCATGAACCCGCTGCAGCCGCCCGACGGCGACGAGGAGCCTTTCACCACCTACTTCGACAGCAAGATCCCCATCCCCGACGACGAGGCG CGCTCGTGCTTCAGTTTCCGCAAGCTCTGGGCCTTCACGGGCCCTGGGTTCCTGATGAGCATCGCCTACCTGGACCCGGGCAACATCGAGTCGGACCTGCAGTCCGGGGCCGTGGCCGGGTTTAAG ctgcTGTGGGTCCTGCTGCTGGCGACGGTGATCgggctgctgctgcagcggcTGGCGGCGCGGCTGGGGGTGGTGACCGGGCTGCACCTCGCCGAGGTTTGTCACCGCCAGTACCGCAAG GCTCCCCGGATCATCCTGTGGCTGATGGTGGAGCTCGCCATCATCGGCTCGGACATGCAGGAGGTCATCGGCTCGGCCATCGCCATCAACCTGCTCTCCATGGGCAA GGTCCCGCTCTGGGGCGGCGTCCTCATCACCATCGCCGACACCTTCGTCTTCCTCTTCCTGGACAAATACG GCCTGCGGAAGCTGGAGGCGTTCTTCGGGCTCCTCATCACCATCATGGCGCTCACCTTCGGGTACGAG TACGTGACGGTGCGGCCCAGCCAGCGGGCGCTGCTGCGGGGGCTGTTCGTGCCGGGCTGCCGCGGCTGCGGgacggagcagctggagcaggccGTGGGCATCGTGGGCGCCGTCATCATGCCGCACAACATGTACCTGCACTCCGCGCTGGTCAAG TCCCGGCAGGTGAACCGCTCCAACAAGCGCGAGGTGCGCGAGGCCAACAAGTACTTCTTCCTCGAGTCCTGCATCGCGCTCTTCGTCTCCTTCATCATCAACGTCTTCGTCGTCACCGTCTTCGCCGAAGCCTTTTTCGAGAAGACCAACGCGGACGTG AACGCCGTGTGCCGCAACGCCAGCAGCCCCCACGCCGCGCTCTTCCCCGTCAACAACAAGACGCTGGAGGTCGACATCTACAAAGGG GGTGCTGTCCTGGGCTGTTACTTCGGCCCCGCCGCCCTCTACATCTGGGCCATCGGCATCCTCGCCGCCGGCCAGAGCTCCACCATGACCGGCACCTACTCCGGGCAGTTCGTTATGGAG GGCTTCCTGAACCTGCGCTGGTCGCGCTTCGCGCGGGTGCTGCTCACGCGCTCCATCGCCGTCACCCCCACGCTCTTCGTCGCCATCTTCCAGGACGTGGAGCACCTCACGGGCATGAACGACTTCCTGAACGTGCTCATGAGCCTGCAG CTCCCGTTCGCCCTCATCCCCGTGCTGACGTTCACCAGCCTGCCCAGCGTCATGAACGACTTCGCCAACGGGCT GTTCTGGAAGGTGGGCGGCGGGCTGGTGATCCTGCTGGTGTGCAGCATCAACATGTACTTCGTGGTGCTGTACGTCCTGCAGCTCAACCACGTGGCGCTGTACGTGGGCGCCGCCGTCCTCAGCATCCTTTACCTCTCCTTCGTCGCCTACTTG ACGTGGCTGTGCCTGATCGCGCTGGGGGCGTCGGCGCTGGCCTGTGGCCGCTCG
- the SLC11A2 gene encoding natural resistance-associated macrophage protein 2 isoform X1: MPKRCALNRGPAGCELVSVANLNQVPKAPTMGNADADPKAPYEEAAGEPSGALSTVSSSMNPLQPPDGDEEPFTTYFDSKIPIPDDEARSCFSFRKLWAFTGPGFLMSIAYLDPGNIESDLQSGAVAGFKLLWVLLLATVIGLLLQRLAARLGVVTGLHLAEVCHRQYRKAPRIILWLMVELAIIGSDMQEVIGSAIAINLLSMGKVPLWGGVLITIADTFVFLFLDKYGLRKLEAFFGLLITIMALTFGYEYVTVRPSQRALLRGLFVPGCRGCGTEQLEQAVGIVGAVIMPHNMYLHSALVKSRQVNRSNKREVREANKYFFLESCIALFVSFIINVFVVTVFAEAFFEKTNADVNAVCRNASSPHAALFPVNNKTLEVDIYKGGAVLGCYFGPAALYIWAIGILAAGQSSTMTGTYSGQFVMEGFLNLRWSRFARVLLTRSIAVTPTLFVAIFQDVEHLTGMNDFLNVLMSLQLPFALIPVLTFTSLPSVMNDFANGLFWKVGGGLVILLVCSINMYFVVLYVLQLNHVALYVGAAVLSILYLSFVAYLTWLCLIALGASALACGRSQRLGFAARPELFLLNNVDADAPVAR, translated from the exons ATGCCCAAGAGGTGCGCGCTGAACCGCGGCCCGGCCGGCTGCGAGCTCG TCAGCGTGGCCAATCTGAACCAGGTCCCGAAGGCTCCGACCATGGGCAACGCCGACGCGGACCCGAAGGCGCCCTACG AAGAGGCGGCGGGGGAGCCGAGCGGGGCGCTCAGCACCGTCTCCAGCAGCATGAACCCGCTGCAGCCGCCCGACGGCGACGAGGAGCCTTTCACCACCTACTTCGACAGCAAGATCCCCATCCCCGACGACGAGGCG CGCTCGTGCTTCAGTTTCCGCAAGCTCTGGGCCTTCACGGGCCCTGGGTTCCTGATGAGCATCGCCTACCTGGACCCGGGCAACATCGAGTCGGACCTGCAGTCCGGGGCCGTGGCCGGGTTTAAG ctgcTGTGGGTCCTGCTGCTGGCGACGGTGATCgggctgctgctgcagcggcTGGCGGCGCGGCTGGGGGTGGTGACCGGGCTGCACCTCGCCGAGGTTTGTCACCGCCAGTACCGCAAG GCTCCCCGGATCATCCTGTGGCTGATGGTGGAGCTCGCCATCATCGGCTCGGACATGCAGGAGGTCATCGGCTCGGCCATCGCCATCAACCTGCTCTCCATGGGCAA GGTCCCGCTCTGGGGCGGCGTCCTCATCACCATCGCCGACACCTTCGTCTTCCTCTTCCTGGACAAATACG GCCTGCGGAAGCTGGAGGCGTTCTTCGGGCTCCTCATCACCATCATGGCGCTCACCTTCGGGTACGAG TACGTGACGGTGCGGCCCAGCCAGCGGGCGCTGCTGCGGGGGCTGTTCGTGCCGGGCTGCCGCGGCTGCGGgacggagcagctggagcaggccGTGGGCATCGTGGGCGCCGTCATCATGCCGCACAACATGTACCTGCACTCCGCGCTGGTCAAG TCCCGGCAGGTGAACCGCTCCAACAAGCGCGAGGTGCGCGAGGCCAACAAGTACTTCTTCCTCGAGTCCTGCATCGCGCTCTTCGTCTCCTTCATCATCAACGTCTTCGTCGTCACCGTCTTCGCCGAAGCCTTTTTCGAGAAGACCAACGCGGACGTG AACGCCGTGTGCCGCAACGCCAGCAGCCCCCACGCCGCGCTCTTCCCCGTCAACAACAAGACGCTGGAGGTCGACATCTACAAAGGG GGTGCTGTCCTGGGCTGTTACTTCGGCCCCGCCGCCCTCTACATCTGGGCCATCGGCATCCTCGCCGCCGGCCAGAGCTCCACCATGACCGGCACCTACTCCGGGCAGTTCGTTATGGAG GGCTTCCTGAACCTGCGCTGGTCGCGCTTCGCGCGGGTGCTGCTCACGCGCTCCATCGCCGTCACCCCCACGCTCTTCGTCGCCATCTTCCAGGACGTGGAGCACCTCACGGGCATGAACGACTTCCTGAACGTGCTCATGAGCCTGCAG CTCCCGTTCGCCCTCATCCCCGTGCTGACGTTCACCAGCCTGCCCAGCGTCATGAACGACTTCGCCAACGGGCT GTTCTGGAAGGTGGGCGGCGGGCTGGTGATCCTGCTGGTGTGCAGCATCAACATGTACTTCGTGGTGCTGTACGTCCTGCAGCTCAACCACGTGGCGCTGTACGTGGGCGCCGCCGTCCTCAGCATCCTTTACCTCTCCTTCGTCGCCTACTTG ACGTGGCTGTGCCTGATCGCGCTGGGGGCGTCGGCGCTGGCCTGTGGCCGCTCG